From Amaranthus tricolor cultivar Red isolate AtriRed21 chromosome 4, ASM2621246v1, whole genome shotgun sequence:
AACGTGAAATTTGTACCTGAATCACTGTCATAGCTCGGAAATTTATTGTATAATACTGTTTTTGTAGTCTACTATTGTATAATGTTCTTTCAATCCCAAGTCAGATGTTGAACACAAGGCTAAATGCAGGATGGTTTTTCAGCTTGCTAGTATTTCTATATAGGTAGAGTTTGTAAAAGGCTTTGTTGTGTTCTCTGGGCGATGTGTCAAATTTATTGAGGATATTATGAAAAAAGCTACATTAAAGACTAATGAAATGTAAAATTTCAGCATTCCGCTGCAGCAAACAGGAATCAACATGAACAAGCGGTTTATACCTAGAGTCATGTTGAATCCATCGCTAACTCGAAAACTCCTATCAAACATACAAAGTCGGCCTCTGAAATGAATCCCCAAGATTCCtccataataaataatacttatcCAACAAATGATCCCTAACATACTGATCCAAAGTCATCACCACCATCTCCGTTGCCTTAAGATTAGGGTCTAGATCTAGACCTGACCCTAATATTAGGGTCCAGATAAGGGTCAGGTCCAGGCACTAAAATACCCATCTGGCCATCCTATTGAGTCTCATATCGAGTTTCACCTCAAAGTGTCACAATTCCCATTCCAAACAATTCAAATCTGTTCATTTTGCTATCAATATTGTAATTTGTTACAGAAATAACTCATTTTTCTCATTAGTTACCATCGATAAACTGATGTACAATCACATCATTATGAACCCCATTCATACAAGACTATCATGCAATCCTAGCCTATCATCTATCATTCAATTATGAGTAGATAGTTGATTAATATATTCCTTCCAGATCTTTAATAATCCGTCATTGCTATCATTCTCCATGCTTTCTTACATCTTCATTCAGTATTAAGCTTTTCCTAGAGCCTCTTCACCATCTCATTTTCAACATTCCTAGAAGAAGGCCTTTGTAAAAGTTTATACATTTCAACAAAACATCTTTCTAATGTTCCTACACTAcccattttgaaaatttagaatttgCCAAGGATAGTGGTTTGAGTATATAACtcatatgtttatgttagtGGTAGACTGAAAGGGATTATGATAACAGAAAGGAAGAATTTTGGTTATTGCGGTAGGTTAGGGATGACCATGGCCCACGGGTGCCTACTTAGTGAATTTTCTCGGACCCAATTAGAACCAGCTCCTGAAAAATGgaaccaaaaccaaaaccgATAGGACGAACTCCAAAATATCTAAAAAACTGGTCCTGGGAACTAGATCCAAAATTACCTATTATCATTGTAAATGCCAtcataatgaacaagtatttcTAACCCAAAtctataaatcaaataaatagaTCTCAACCAACAGAACATAACATTCCAGTATTTCACTACCcaaatgccattaagtggctcctagTCTCCAACTTAGGGTGGGTTTTGGGGAATTGGATGTACACAACCTCAACTAACAGAACTATCTCCCTAATAGATTACAAGAAAATAAAGTTCAGAACACCTCGTGAGATTAACATAAAGGTCCAACAAATTGAGTTTAAAACAGAGTTCAAAACGACTTGCATCCATTTCTGCCTTGTATATCGTCTCTGGCAACTTCCGCTCCTTTTCCAGGCAAATCACCTTCAATAATTAAATTTCAGGCCTGCAAGCAGTTTCGTAACAATTTTCAGTTACAAGCAGATGAAACTGATTAACGATAATTCAGACAAAGTGTAACAGGATTTACTGCAAGTCTGCAAGTGAAATTCCACAGCATAAAtaaacaatcaaacaataacactATGTATTGAAACTACGAATCCATCAAATTCAAGAATTCAACACAAATCTTACTTTACACCATGGTCACAAATCGTAAAGGAGATTTCTCTGACTAGAGTAGATTTTCACAGCTAATGACTATACATTTCCAAACACCAGATATATATTAGAAACTATAGAGGAGATACAATCTGCAATGACAAACCCTGTGTATCTACAGAAAGAGAATTCAGgttattttctttaataatcataagCTTTCGTACCGTCTACCCCCAGAAATTGAGTTCCAAATATTCAAACAGTTCAAAATCACATCTCCCACATCTCAAGATCCTTTAACAACCCGCAAAGAATTGAGGATCCATTTTCAGCACCAAATTTACGAAATTTACAGCATTCAAACATATCCTCACAtagaaacaaataaaacaagtgATCGATTTAATTACAGCAAAAAGGCTGATGTCAAGTTCAACAAAACAGCCCCAAAAATGAATGGGAAGAAGAGCATATGGCAGTTTTTACTTTTTCAGCATAAGAGTTGAAGAGGCACAGTTATGCATGAAGTTTCTGCGAGCTGTTAACAAAGTTGGTGATGCACCCAAAGTTGGTTTTCGGACAAAATTTTGGCATGTACCCAATTTTCAGATTCAGGCAAAAAATCTGTGATTGTAGCAAGCCGAGTCGCAATATAAGTAGAACCACATTGTTCGAAAATCAATTTTGTGGAGTGATCAAGATAGATTGTTGGTAAATAGGATTATAGTTTATATGAGCACTAGATCAGTCGACACTCGATACTGAACCAGATCAAATTGGAACAAAATTTAGATCTGAAATAGTTGGAATTGTAAAATACTCGCTTTAACACAGGGGAAATGACCATTTTACAAATACAGTTGAGAAAAAAATCCGCTTCCCTGGGTACTAATTGAGTTTTTCACAAAGGGGTAAGGGGTCATACCTATAGTGTGTGAGTACGTTGTGCTCTGTCTAGAAAATGGCATTTCAGGCTTCAGGCATCCTCACTTAACTTTACATCCTGTACTTGATATCCAAACCGTGACCACAAGATCTGCATTAAGCCACCATTTGCAACATGCAAAAGGAATATCCAGGTTGGATTCACAAATGACGCAGAGATTAACTTGAGGACAACGAAAACACAAGCAGTGCCCAGAAAATTCCAGTTGATACCTTGCGCCTACACGCAGAAGATCAAATAAAGCGGGAGATTGTCATACAGTCACAAAAAAGAGCGACGACTAAATATTGCAAGAGCATAGTACCTCTTTTAGTTGAAACACCTCTTCAGATGTTACTTTGATGAAGTCAGCAATCAAGCACCCAAAAAGTAGACCGAAAGGCACCAACAGTTCCTGATTCCTAGATATAGTTGCTATAATGTCTGACAAAAAGCTCGAGAAGAACCACGCTATGAAAGACCATTTAAATACTTCTCCGCCAAAGGACAACAATCGTTGCAATGCTTGGTGTTCTGCTTTTTTCCACGGGAAGTTTTTAACAGAATCAGGCAGAGAGTTTTGTAACTGCTCCTTGACAACAATCATTTGCTTCTTTGCCTTGTCACGCATCCCACATTGAGCAATTACTTTTTTCATCAAAGGATTGTAAGAGACATTATGATGGGCAGCACGAGTCAACTTATATTTTTGAGGTAGAAACAGAGAAACACTAAATGATTTTTCCTGTCACAGTATGAGAAACACAAGAAAAAAGGTCACAAAGGCTTAGAGAATCCCagaagaaaaagaacaaaagaaTAAAGATAACtgtaaagaaaaattgtttcaCGATTATAATAAGTACTAATGATAGAAAGTTTAACTACTGAAGATCCTACATGTTTCATTTGATCTTTTTCTTTAAAGGAACTTTAAGAACCAAAGTTCACCAAAACAATCACAAAACAATAACTTGGGTTGCAAATTATGGAACAGGGAGGGAAGGAAAAGGGAGGTGGATAAGTTCACTCATCTAGACAAAGGGTTGGAGAAACTTCCATCCTATGATATACAACACCCCCCTAATGTTGGAGATTTTTGGCAGAAAATGGAGCTCCATTTTCCCCTTCCCATCCTTGTATCCTCCTCTTATCCTCACCTCCCTCTTCCTTTTGGACTCCTACTTAAACAAGCTATAAAGCTTTAAGTAAAAAATTCCAAGTGCAAGATGACACATTGAGTGAAACGATTATTGTGAATTTGTTGAGTTGGAGGGCAGCATTTAATCATCTCATCAAACTCTTACTTTCATGCTATACGATGAGAGAAAATAGAGGAAAAAGGAAGAGATGAACTATTAAGGGACGTAATTTCCTTTATTAACCAAAAGGGCGGGAGGTAAATGAAAGGAACAAATAGGAGGGTAagacttctttttattttgtaaaaacaaAATCTTCCTACATTAGAAAAACTGAAAGTAAGACACATCGTTCTTCCCCTCCCTCCCTTTTGTTCTTCTTCCCTTCCTCCCTCTCCCTAATCTTTTTAAATGTTCTCCAAAAACACACTTCCATCATAACAATAGTCAATTAAGGAAAATCATGGGTTAGCCTAGGTGTTAATGTTTTCATTCCACCTCGTGAAAAGGGTTCAATTCTCATCTACAGCAAGATCAACTCCCCTTCCTCCCCTTGCCCGTAAGTAATTTTCCTtacttaaaaacataaatatgtTTGAGCAAcattataaaagataaaaaaaagggaGTGGAGGAAAATGGAATTATATTTTCTTTCCAAATCTTTCCATTGTAAGAAGAAATTGCTGTATATAAAGATGAAGGATTTCCTCCATTTCCCTCACTTTTCCCTTTTGCCTATCTCTATTTCCTTCTATCCAAACACAACTTAAAGGATAAAAAGTTGAATCTCCAGGACTTTTACTTATCTGTAAAGCATTCCAgcaacaaaatgaaaacaagaacCCAATTGCACACAAATTTCCAGTCAATTTGCAATTTGCAGTTGTAATCTCGCAATAGATTCAACTCTAAAACAtggttttatcattttgagTAACGAAATACTCCTACTAGTGTAACTTCCTCGTatattgttaaattaggctggacttattgttaatgccagcatattaacgggggacacaagtgcacacacttcataagccaaggagatatataccatcccaaaaccatatggcaatgggaagaaggtctctaatagtttataaagtgtgcacaccattttcaatttatcgatgtgggataactcatcccaacacccctcacatgcgaacccccgtcaagtttgcatgtgggagtaatcaattagggtaggaacaccattcttttcgaacctatcattttttaaattattgatcgaaccatcggctctgataccatgttaaattaagctggacttattgttaatgacagcatattaacggggacacaagtgcacacacttcataagccaagaagatatataccatcccaaaaccatatggcaatgggaagaaggtctctaatagcttataaagtgtgcacaccattttcaatttatggacgtgggataactcatcccaacatatATCATCATCTCTCAGAAAAGCTATTGGGTAGAATCAATCTAATTGTTTAAGCACTACTCAGTATTCAGTATTCAGTATTcagtattcattattcaatattaaacaatgaaagaatacaaaacaaatccagTGGGTAGTGAACAGTACAAAAGGCGATGCAATAAGCCAATAACtatgaaaagaagaaaaattggAAAGTGTTGTTGGAAGCAAACCTGAAACGTACAAGGATAAACTGCGCACCGCAGTACAGCCACCGCCATCTTCTCGCCGGCTAATCCTCTATCTCAGTGCGTCTATCCCCTCAATTTTCATTCACGCTTCGTCTTTATTTTCATGAGTTTGTAGGGGATGGTAAGTTAATCCGCGGTGAGAATCGATCACTGTCAGAATCGAACTATTTTTATTCTTCACCGAGTTAATGAGGGGTGAAAATCAAATCTTTATTCACCAagtttaaaggaaaaaaaaaaggagaatgatgataagtaaagtttttttttttaatgtttgtttaAGAGTATGAATCAATTGCaaattacagttttaaagtaGTCTTTTGACTAATATGCAAGTGACTggtgaattttctttttttataaattaaatttcccAACATAAATTTATTCAATTGCAATTTAGTCGGAAATTCCGAATAACACCTGTTAGTTAGAAAGTCGGTCGGAAATTTTCCGCCTATTTTGTGTTAGTTAGAAACGTTCAGTCGAAATTGCCCCCTTCTTTTTTAGCGTATTAATGATTAAAAAATGTCTATTTGTGTCCTcaatacatatagatatatattaataatctacaaaaaatcaaatatatacaTGAATAATTTATCAACATAATTTTattgtttcaattttttaattccCATTGGttgatcaaaatcattaaacgaACACTAATAATCTGCATCTTTGAATAAATTATAgatcaaaatataattataataattcatataagaagttgaaaaaacaaatcaagaactATATCAATTGGGTTTGATATTCCAGGAGGTCCAATAAATTAAGTCGACTCGATCCAACTCAAGATCCACAAAGGTACTAAATATTCAAAAATTGATCACCTAAAGAGACTCGTAGATAAATAGATGCCTTTGCATTGCAATCAACTAATTAACAAAATACCCGACTCAAGAATATTACTTCCTcatattcagcttatgtgtcccatttccttttatagtTAAGTTACcttaattgtcttatttttatttttggtatgggtttttgacttttatgcccttagtagctttatcctattttcaattatatcctccattatccatattaattttcctcttttatattaaaaactcataataccactctcttttctaCCCTTAAAGTTCCACTTTTGACTTTCCTTAAAattcgtaaaaagtcaaataggacTCTTAaagtgaataggagagagtatgaAATAAGAATGAGAAGATCTTTTGACTTTGGCATTAGAAGGGGGTTTTCTAGGTCTTCCCCTAAGCTAGATTTGCATTTAATGGCTCACAAGTCAACAACGGAACTAAGTTCATTATTATTGCCTAGGAGTTATTTATACTTTAGAGTCATTTAACACACATATTAGTATACAACTATTTGACCTGACctaattgaaaattgaatttgCACCTTAAATCATATATAAAcaagaggaaaaaaaataaataaagaacaaAATACCGATAaagataatttaattatatagttaacgtaaagataaatttttgtcttaattaaataaaaatgttgaaaacaAATAcaatcatattattatatacttcATAATAATAAAGTTGCATACTAAATTTCTTCCGGATTGAATTCGACCTAAAATTATGACAAATTTGTTCCAGAGTTGACTTAAAATCAAGCTTTGAACTATGTCAACTACTTCTAACAAATCATGACCCCATCAAATTTTTGAAGCAATAAGTCAACG
This genomic window contains:
- the LOC130810435 gene encoding uncharacterized protein LOC130810435; its protein translation is MAVAVLRCAVYPCTFQEKSFSVSLFLPQKYKLTRAAHHNVSYNPLMKKVIAQCGMRDKAKKQMIVVKEQLQNSLPDSVKNFPWKKAEHQALQRLLSFGGEVFKWSFIAWFFSSFLSDIIATISRNQELLVPFGLLFGCLIADFIKVTSEEVFQLKEAQGINWNFLGTACVFVVLKLISASFVNPTWIFLLHVANGGLMQILWSRFGYQVQDVKLSEDA